Proteins found in one Pseudomonas marvdashtae genomic segment:
- a CDS encoding single-stranded DNA-binding protein, which produces MARGVNKVILVGTCGQDPEVRYLPNGNAVTNLSLATSEQWTDKQTGQKVEKTEWHRVSMFGKVAEIAGEYLRKGSQVYIEGKLQTREWEKDGIKRYTTEIVVDMQGTMQLLGGRPQGDQQQGGNNYQQSAPAPRQQAPRPQSAPQPQRERPAAPQQAAPQPAPDFDSFDDDIPF; this is translated from the coding sequence ATGGCCCGTGGGGTTAACAAAGTCATATTGGTCGGTACTTGCGGCCAGGATCCAGAAGTTCGCTACCTGCCGAATGGCAACGCCGTGACCAACCTGAGCCTGGCGACCAGCGAACAATGGACCGACAAGCAGACCGGGCAGAAGGTCGAGAAGACCGAATGGCACCGCGTGTCGATGTTCGGCAAGGTGGCTGAGATTGCTGGCGAATACCTGCGCAAGGGTTCGCAGGTGTACATCGAAGGCAAGTTGCAGACCCGCGAGTGGGAAAAAGACGGTATCAAGCGCTACACCACCGAAATCGTCGTCGACATGCAAGGCACCATGCAATTGCTGGGCGGCCGTCCGCAGGGCGACCAACAGCAAGGTGGCAACAACTACCAGCAGTCGGCTCCGGCTCCGCGTCAGCAGGCGCCTCGTCCGCAGTCGGCGCCACAGCCACAACGCGAGCGCCCGGCCGCTCCGCAACAGGCCGCGCCGCAACCGGCTCCGGATTTCGACAGCTTTGATGACGATATTCCGTTCTAA
- a CDS encoding cysteine hydrolase family protein, with translation MSKQALIVVDIQNDYFPQGKWPLVGVQAAADNAARLIEAFRQAAKQVVHIRHEFTSDEAPFFTPGSEGAQLHPKVLNRPDEPVVLKHFVNSFRETELQAILDQHGIKQLVVVGSMSHMCIDGVARAAADLGYGVTVIHDACATRDLEFNGVIVPAAQAHAAFMSALGFAYASVVSTEQFLAGSRTQP, from the coding sequence ATGTCCAAGCAAGCGCTCATCGTAGTCGATATCCAGAACGACTACTTCCCCCAGGGAAAATGGCCATTGGTTGGCGTCCAAGCCGCCGCCGATAACGCCGCTCGGTTGATCGAAGCGTTTCGTCAGGCCGCAAAGCAAGTGGTGCACATTCGCCACGAATTCACTTCCGACGAAGCGCCATTCTTCACGCCCGGCTCCGAAGGCGCGCAGTTGCATCCCAAGGTGCTCAACCGCCCGGACGAACCGGTGGTCCTCAAGCATTTCGTCAATTCGTTTCGCGAAACCGAACTGCAAGCCATCCTCGACCAGCACGGCATCAAGCAACTGGTCGTGGTCGGCAGCATGAGCCATATGTGTATCGATGGCGTCGCTCGTGCAGCGGCGGACCTGGGCTACGGCGTCACGGTGATTCATGACGCTTGCGCGACTCGCGATCTTGAATTCAATGGCGTGATCGTCCCAGCCGCCCAAGCACATGCGGCCTTCATGTCGGCGCTGGGGTTTGCTTATGCGAGTGTGGTGAGTACCGAGCAGTTTTTGGCTGGCAGTCGGACGCAGCCATAA
- a CDS encoding GlxA family transcriptional regulator: MAQQTAISELGVLIYPGAQMAAVHGLTDLFAVAQRIAAEHAGAALPRLRVSHWQTDNNEAPRRVFDSETGPAGPLLALLIPPSIAGFNEDLVSPTLMDWLRTLHASGTVLGGVCIGSILLAESGLLDGRSATTHWTSTKTFAARYPKIKLDADKPIVDDGDLITTAGLMAWSELGLRLVDRLLGPSIATRTAQFLVIEHSDSASQCGSNFAPILGHGDGAILKVQHWLQRSGAVDVSLGAMAEQAGLEERTFLRRFRAATGLKPTEYCQHLRVGKAREMLEFTNGTIDHIAWTVGYQDPGAFRSTFKKITGLAPSDYRTRFGVSPKG; this comes from the coding sequence ATGGCGCAGCAAACGGCAATCTCCGAGCTTGGGGTACTCATCTATCCCGGCGCGCAAATGGCCGCGGTGCATGGCTTGACCGACCTGTTCGCCGTGGCACAGCGGATCGCGGCCGAGCATGCCGGCGCAGCGTTGCCGCGGTTACGAGTGAGTCATTGGCAGACCGACAACAATGAGGCGCCACGGCGGGTGTTCGACAGCGAGACCGGCCCGGCGGGCCCGTTGCTGGCATTGCTCATCCCGCCATCCATCGCCGGCTTCAACGAAGACTTGGTCTCGCCGACGCTAATGGATTGGCTGCGCACGCTCCATGCCAGCGGCACGGTGCTGGGCGGGGTGTGCATCGGGTCTATCCTGCTGGCCGAAAGCGGCTTGCTGGATGGGCGCAGCGCCACGACCCACTGGACCTCGACGAAGACGTTTGCGGCGCGTTATCCGAAGATCAAGCTCGACGCCGATAAACCCATTGTCGACGACGGCGACCTGATCACCACGGCCGGGCTGATGGCTTGGTCGGAGCTTGGACTGCGCCTGGTCGATCGTCTGCTTGGGCCCAGTATCGCCACGCGCACGGCGCAGTTCCTGGTGATTGAGCACAGCGACAGCGCGAGCCAGTGCGGCAGCAATTTCGCGCCGATCCTCGGGCACGGTGACGGGGCGATCCTCAAGGTCCAGCATTGGCTGCAACGCAGCGGCGCGGTGGACGTTTCCCTTGGCGCGATGGCTGAGCAGGCCGGGCTGGAAGAGCGCACTTTCCTGCGCAGGTTCCGCGCGGCGACCGGGCTCAAGCCCACCGAATACTGCCAGCACCTGCGAGTGGGCAAGGCCCGGGAAATGCTTGAGTTTACCAACGGCACCATCGATCACATTGCCTGGACCGTCGGTTATCAGGATCCCGGCGCCTTTCGATCGACCTTCAAGAAAATCACCGGGCTGGCGCCGAGTGACTACCGTACGAGATTTGGGGTTAGCCCAAAGGGCTGA